One region of Thalassophryne amazonica chromosome 16, fThaAma1.1, whole genome shotgun sequence genomic DNA includes:
- the hexim1 gene encoding protein HEXIM — protein sequence MTEPVEQSPELKPPGGPSGGSSSGGAAPEHLPASRRAEPRNGDRGRQRGDQQQQAENCGTEINTDKLWRMKGPQREVCPASAAGNELPMAAAKDGQQQQPREDGRLEGGCGLDARLGKKRHRRRTTRKKRHWKPYFKLSWEEKKALDERETARASRVREEMFAKGLPVAPYNTTQFLMDEHDREEPDLNTETGVRRPSGLGCRLEDTGSEEDFNENEEEEEDDGSGGGGSDGIGRPGNAGGEFLQRDFSETYEKYHVESLQNMTKQELVREYLELEKCMSRLEEENNRLRRAVEPGGVTVESSLLRLRELERELESLRAQNTELLLQNKDRGQAAPN from the coding sequence ATGACAGAACCAGTGGAGCAGAGCCCCGAGCTGAAGCCTCCCGGCGGCCCTTCAGGTGGGAGCAGCAGCGGAGGAGCCGCGCCGGAGCATCTCCCCGCCAGCCGCCGTGCGGAGCCCCGCAACGGCGACAGGGGGCGACAGAGAGGCGATCAGCAGCAGCAGGCGGAGAATTGCGGAACAGAGATCAACACAGACAAGTTGTGGCGAATGAAAGGCCCACAGAGGGAGGTGTGCCCTGCTTCAGCAGCCGGAAACGAGCTCCCGATGGCTGCAGCCAAGGATGGTCAGCAGCAGCAACCCCGTGAGGACGGCCGGCTGGAGGGCGGCTGCGGCTTGGATGCGCGTCTGGGCAAGAAGAGGCACCGGCGCCGGACCACCAGGAAGAAGCGCCACTGGAAGCCTTACTTCAAACTTTCCTGGGAGGAGAAGAAAGCCctggacgagagagagaccgcgcggGCTTCGCGGGTGAGAGAGGAGATGTTCGCCAAAGGGCTCCCCGTGGCCCCCTACAACACCACCCAGTTCCTGATGGACGAGCACGACCGGGAGGAGCCCGACCTGAACACCGAGACAGGGGTTAGGCGGCCGTCCGGGCTCGGCTGCCGCCTGGAGGACACGGGCAGCGAGGAGGACTTTAACGAgaacgaggaggaggaggaggacgacgGCAGCGGCGGCGGAGGGAGCGACGGCATCGGTCGTCCCGGGAACGCCGGAGGGGAGTTTCTCCAGAGGGACTTTTCCGAGACCTACGAGAAGTACCACGTGGAGAGCCTGCAGAACATGACCAAGCAGGAACTGGTGCGGGAGTACCTGGAGCTGGAGAAGTGCATGTCACGGCTGGAGGAGGAGAACAACCGGCTGAGGCGCGCCGTGGAGCCCGGAGGTGTGACCGTGGAGAGCTCCCTGCTCCGCCTCCGGGAGCTGGAGAGGGAACTGGAGAGTCTCAGAGCCCAGAACACGGAGCTGCTCCTGCAGAACAAGGACAGGGGCCAGGCTGCTCCCAACTAA